The Aeromicrobium yanjiei genome includes a region encoding these proteins:
- a CDS encoding DUF4097 family beta strand repeat-containing protein — MTEQEVIADYDVRSPASRTLLTVIGTIVFVLVAGGLVLGASVLMRDTKVSTSVVEIGESAQIVVDAGSADVRIVQGKPDVVHVEARVTSGLRKTDYEIGRLGDDIRIASGCQAWFNPGCGVETTIEIPKGFPVVVKTSSGDVVADTIEEGVLTVRTGSGNISGTALDVDELAADTVTGDISADFRTQPFALKASTRSGDISASIPQGDRTYGVEATSRSGKVSSKIASDEDGKGFIRATTRSGDISLRHK, encoded by the coding sequence ATGACCGAGCAGGAGGTCATCGCGGACTACGACGTCCGCTCGCCCGCCTCGCGGACGCTGCTGACCGTCATCGGGACCATCGTGTTCGTGCTGGTGGCCGGAGGGCTCGTGCTGGGCGCGTCCGTCCTGATGCGCGACACCAAGGTCTCGACGAGCGTGGTCGAGATCGGCGAATCGGCCCAGATCGTCGTCGACGCCGGCTCGGCCGACGTGCGCATCGTGCAGGGCAAGCCGGACGTCGTGCACGTCGAGGCGCGCGTCACGAGCGGTCTGCGCAAGACGGACTACGAGATCGGCCGCCTCGGCGACGACATCAGGATCGCCTCGGGCTGCCAGGCCTGGTTCAACCCCGGCTGCGGTGTCGAGACCACGATCGAGATCCCCAAGGGCTTCCCCGTCGTGGTCAAGACCAGCTCGGGCGACGTCGTGGCCGACACGATCGAGGAGGGTGTGCTGACGGTGCGAACCGGCAGCGGCAACATCTCCGGCACCGCGCTGGACGTCGACGAGCTCGCTGCGGACACCGTGACGGGCGACATCTCGGCGGACTTCCGCACCCAGCCGTTCGCGTTGAAGGCCAGCACCCGCAGCGGCGACATCTCCGCGTCGATCCCGCAGGGCGATCGCACGTACGGCGTCGAGGCGACGTCCCGGTCGGGAAAGGTCTCGTCCAAGATCGCCTCCGACGAGGACGGCAAGGGCTTCATCCGCGCGACCACCCGCAGCGGCGACATCTCGCTGCGCCACAAGTGA